Below is a window of Niabella agricola DNA.
CGGAAAGGATCGATTGCCCTGGATGCCTATCAAACCCGTTTCCGTAACCAAACAGTGGCTGATCTCGACGCCAGTTCCCAGGCCATCCGGTTTTATAATTTAAACGGGAAATCGGTTTCCAGCAGTGTGCAGGTGGAGCTGAATTACGAGCTGCTACGCAAACTGGAACTACGCATGGCCTACCGCTGGCTGGAGGTTCAAACGCAGTACCAACAGGGCTTGCTGGATAAGCCGTTTACGGCAAAGCACCGGGCCTTTGTTAACCTGGCTTATGAAACCCGCAACAAATGGAAATTTGATTATACCACCCAGTGGTTAAGCCGGAAACGCATTCCCAATACCGCTGCCAATCCGGCCGGCAAACAAATGGATGCCTGGTCGCCTTCCTTCTTCCAGATGGCCGCACAGGTGAGCAAGCAGTTCGGCAAGCAATGGGAAGTATATGCAGGCGGGGAAAACCTCACCAACTATGTACAGGAGTACCGGATCATTGATGCGCAGGCGCCCTTCAGTCCGTATTTTGATGGATCATTGATCTGGGGACCGGTTACCGGCAGGATGGTATACGCCGGTATGCGGTTCCGGATTCCGTAAGAGCCGTTTCAGGTTTAAGGTTCAAAGTTCCAGGCGTGCCCGCCGCGGCGGGTTGGGTTCCGTTTGTTATTTTGATGTATTTTCTGGTTGCATGTTCAATGCTTAAGGTCAGGTTCATTCCCGCCTGGTGTAAGCTGCTTCACGCGCAGTTGCCTATAAACATAGACGGGAAAAAAAATTTATGAAGCAGTAACGGCATCTTTATTTTCACATTCTCAAATGCTCACATCTTCAAATTTTCAAATGCCCGGCAGTTCTTCTGCTAAACTGATTACCGGTCCGGTACTCCCGGGACGTCCCCTACGGGAGACATCCCGGAAATGACCACTAAAGGCCGATTTCAGAATACCGTTCAAGATTCCTGGTTGGGTTCCGTTTGGTACTTCGACAACGGGTGCAATCCTGCTTCTCAAGACAGAGTATTTACGTTCCTTCCGGGGGAAAGATTCCAAAGCAGTTACGGCATCTTCATTTTCACATTCTCAAATGCTCACATCTTCAAATTTTCAAATCCCACATTCACTTTTACATTTAATATTTTTCATTCCATATTTAACATTCCCCGAAGGGATTGGCACGGGATTGGCATTTAAAGAGCGGCGGTCACTTTATTTAATCATTTTTAAAAACAACGATTATGGAAGAAAACAAAGCGTCGTTTTTCGACAAAGCCAAAGAAACCCTGTCTGACCTCAAGGAGAAGGCCGGTGAGGCCTGGGATAAAACCAAAGATACGCTGGAAGACGCCTGGGATGCTACGAAGGACAAAGCGGAGGAACTAAAGGATTCGATCAGTGAAAAAATAGATGAGGTCCGGGGCAAAGAGGATCCGTCTGCGGCGGCAACAGCACAGGAAAAGGTGGCCAACGCAGAAGCATTTGTTAAAGAAAAACTGGAGGAAACAAAACAAGGTGCCGAACATCTGGCAGACAAAGCGGAACAAAAACTAGAAGGACTAAAAGATAACGAATAACTATAGACCCATTTGCTTCTACGCCGCCCCAACGGGCGGCTTTTTTGCATATTTGGCTGAATGTTGCACCGGTCACTACCGGAAGCCGGTACCTGAGAGTTGAGCCGAAGCATCTGGATTTTAAAATTTGATATTTCTCATTGGTTATTTTAAATTGCCCCATGGATACTTCGCTGATTGACGAACTGAACGACAAACCGTCCCGGAAAAAATTACTGTACCCCGTTAACCCGGAGCTTTCGGCCTATTTAAAACACCAGGGACGGGAAGTGAAGCTACCCGTTTCGCACCGTGACCTCCTAAATTTTACCTGGTCGATCCCTATAAAGGACAAGGATGGCAATTATACTCATTGGGAAAAGGCGATTTACGACAAGCGCGATTGGGATTTTTTAAAAGAAGGACTGGTAAAGATCTACGCGATCCTAAAAACCGAAGGCGATATGAGCTTTGCGAACCAGCTGGATGTAGCGCGCATTGATTATTGCAATTTCGGAAATTCCCTGCCCTTCCGTATCCGGATCATTAATAAGTTCAATGCGAATTTTGATCATTACTATATGAAGATCACGGATGCTTCCCGCATCTACGGACTGGAAATGGAGCATATCCTATCCCCCAACCGGATCACGTTTTATACCGATGGCGGCACATTAGTAGAAGAGCATATCCCGGGTATACCAGGAGATGTGTTCCTGAACCAGTACCTGGATCTTCCGGAGACGAACAAAACCCGCTTTGCCAAAGAATTTGTAAAGTTCAACGAGCGGTGCTTTGTACGCCTGCTGGGCGATATGCGGAGTTATAATTTTGTGATCGTCAGCACACCGGATATTGAGGGATACCAGTACCGCATCCGGGCGATCGATTTCGACCAGCAAAGCTATGAGGGACGCAAAAGTTTATATATGCCGCAGTTCTTCAAGGAA
It encodes the following:
- a CDS encoding YtxH domain-containing protein, which translates into the protein MEENKASFFDKAKETLSDLKEKAGEAWDKTKDTLEDAWDATKDKAEELKDSISEKIDEVRGKEDPSAAATAQEKVANAEAFVKEKLEETKQGAEHLADKAEQKLEGLKDNE